Proteins from one Phocoena sinus isolate mPhoSin1 chromosome 8, mPhoSin1.pri, whole genome shotgun sequence genomic window:
- the UEVLD gene encoding ubiquitin-conjugating enzyme E2 variant 3 isoform X6, giving the protein MEFNSEGVRRLLGKYKFRDLTMEELKNVNMFFPHFRYSMDTYVFKDSSQKNLLNFTGTIPVMYQGNTYNIPIRLWILDSHPFAPPICFLKPTANMGISVGKHVDAQGRIYLPYLQNWSHPKSVIVGLIKEMIAKFQEELPLYSLPSSDEAQQVDLLAYIAKITEGVSDINSKNWANHENKTVNKITVVGGGELGIACTLAISAKICLPLLIPRW; this is encoded by the exons ATGGAGTTCAACAGTGAGGGTGTGAGGCGACTGCTTGGCAAG taCAAGTTCAGGGATCTAACTATGGAAGAACTGAAGAATGTAAATATGTTTTTCCCACATTTCAGATATTCCATGGATACCTATG ttttcaaaGATAGTTCCCAGAAAAACCTGCTGAACTTCACCGGCACTATTCCTGTGATGTATCAGG gtaatacatataacataccaATTCGTTTGTGGATTTTGGATTCTCACCCTTTTGCTCCCCCCATTTGCTTCTTAAAGCCAACTGCAAATATGGGAATCTCAGTTGGAAAACATGTGGATGCTCAAGGCAGAATATACTTGCCGTATCTCCAAAACTGGAGCCAT CCTAAATCTGTCATTGTTGGATTAATTAAAGAAATGATTGCCAAGTTTCAAGAAGAACTTCCCCTGTATTCTCTGCCATCATCTGATGAGGCACAGCAGGTAGACTTGCTAGCCTATATTGCAAAAATCACTGaag GTGTCTCAGATATAAATTCAAAGAACTGGGCAAATCATGAGAATAAAACAGTCAATAAAATTACTGTGGTTGGTGGTGGAGAACTGGGAATTGCCTGCACATTAGCAATTTCAGCAAAG aTTTGTCTGCCTCTACTCATTCCAAGGTGGTGA
- the UEVLD gene encoding ubiquitin-conjugating enzyme E2 variant 3 isoform X4, translated as MEFNSEGVRRLLGKYKFRDLTMEELKNVNMFFPHFRYSMDTYVFKDSSQKNLLNFTGTIPVMYQGNTYNIPIRLWILDSHPFAPPICFLKPTANMGISVGKHVDAQGRIYLPYLQNWSHPKSVIVGLIKEMIAKFQEELPLYSLPSSDEAQQVDLLAYIAKITEGVSDINSKNWANHENKTVNKITVVGGGELGIACTLAISAKGIADRLVLLDLSEGTKGVIMDLDIFNLPNVEISKDLSASTHSKVVIFTVNSLGSSQSYLDVVQRNVDMFRAFVAALGHYSPHGILLVASQPVEIMTYVTWKLSAFPANRVIGIGCNLDSQRLQYIITNVLKAQTSGREVWVIGEQGEDKASSSDKHFMLVR; from the exons ATGGAGTTCAACAGTGAGGGTGTGAGGCGACTGCTTGGCAAG taCAAGTTCAGGGATCTAACTATGGAAGAACTGAAGAATGTAAATATGTTTTTCCCACATTTCAGATATTCCATGGATACCTATG ttttcaaaGATAGTTCCCAGAAAAACCTGCTGAACTTCACCGGCACTATTCCTGTGATGTATCAGG gtaatacatataacataccaATTCGTTTGTGGATTTTGGATTCTCACCCTTTTGCTCCCCCCATTTGCTTCTTAAAGCCAACTGCAAATATGGGAATCTCAGTTGGAAAACATGTGGATGCTCAAGGCAGAATATACTTGCCGTATCTCCAAAACTGGAGCCAT CCTAAATCTGTCATTGTTGGATTAATTAAAGAAATGATTGCCAAGTTTCAAGAAGAACTTCCCCTGTATTCTCTGCCATCATCTGATGAGGCACAGCAGGTAGACTTGCTAGCCTATATTGCAAAAATCACTGaag GTGTCTCAGATATAAATTCAAAGAACTGGGCAAATCATGAGAATAAAACAGTCAATAAAATTACTGTGGTTGGTGGTGGAGAACTGGGAATTGCCTGCACATTAGCAATTTCAGCAAAG GGCATTGCAGACAGACTGGTCCTCTTAGACCTCTCAGAAGGGACTAAAGGAGTGATAATGGACcttgacatattcaacctgcctAATGTGGAGATCAGCAAAG aTTTGTCTGCCTCTACTCATTCCAAGGTGGTGATCTTCACAGTCAACTCTCTGGGTAGTTCTCAGTCCTACCTCGACGTGGTACAGAGAAATGTGGATATGTTCAGAGCCTTTGTTGCAGCTCTGGGACATTATAGTCCACATGGCATCCTGCTCGTTGCATCTCAACCAG TGGAAATCATGACCTATGTGACGTGGAAACTGAGTGCATTTCCTGCAAATCGAGTGATTGGAATTGGTTGCAATCTGGATTCACAGAGATTACAATATATTATTACAAATGTTTTGAAGGCACAGACTTCAGGAAGAGAAGTATGGGTTATTGGTGAGCAGGGAGAAGACAAAG